From the Euphorbia lathyris chromosome 6, ddEupLath1.1, whole genome shotgun sequence genome, one window contains:
- the LOC136232659 gene encoding PH, RCC1 and FYVE domains-containing protein 1-like isoform X1 — MADPVSYGNPDRDIEQALISLKKGTQLIKYSRQGKPKFRPFRLSPDETTLIWISHGDEKVLKLSSVSRIIPGQRTAVFRRYLRPEKDYLSFSLIYNNGDRSLDLICKDKVEAEVWLAGLKSLIQRNNRRRARSEISDLTDGADFYQNGRNFGSNFDISSSLAHGRVSIDLGFRDTYLYSASSDAASERASMQLRTSNVDGFRISVSSTPSCSSGGSGPDDIESLGDVYLWGEVWTDGVLADGSISSIPVKNDVLTPKPLESNVVIDVHQIASGVRHVALVTRQGEVFTWGEESGGRLGHGTERDFSCPRLVEFLAVTNVELVACGEYHTCAVSTAGDLYTWGDGTHNPGLLGQGTEVSHWIPKRVAGPLEGLQVLSIACGTWHSALATSNGKLFTFGDGTFGVLGHGDRENISTPREVQLLSGLKTMKVACGVWHTAAVVEVMNQTGANVSSRKLFTWGDGDKNRLGHGNKDTYLLPTCISSLIDYNFQQVACGYTLTVALTTSGHVFTMGGTAYGQLGNPASDGKVPCLVQDNLVGEFVEEVSCGAYHVAVLTSRSEVYTWGKGANGRLGHGDIEDRKTPTLVESLRDRHVKNISCGSNFTSSVCIHKWVSGADQSVCSGCRQAFGFTRKRHNCYNCGLVHCHACSSKKALKAALAPTPGKPHRVCDACYMKLKSVDAGSYNINRKITTPRRSVEFKMDREVRASRTLLSTTTEPIKYLEIRSGRPGNRSEAPSIVRASQVPSLLQLKDVAFPSSLSALQNAWKPSCQSFMNLAQSNLSPRPASPYSRRPSPPRTPTPGFSRSIIDSLKKTNDVLKLDMGKIQNQVKTLKQKCDVQDNEIQKLQKQAKETSSVARAEVSKTRAAKEILKSLGDMLKETATQLPPDVQESESFKVMNGQIETLLRSYEKTESSYLAEMLQSNRKLVSDRTPLIRDSSSLNPQASDLSNGEGGVRREGHRPSLSTESISQHCAEQDSRSQHSLPSKKEGGCIEQFEAGVYVTFIQRSNGVKIFKRVKFSKRRFKERQAEEWWVENKDRLLKRYSPPMPYVTLAQSSSMGPGSPSTRTTEEINEAGSAET, encoded by the exons ATGGCAGATCCTGTTAGTTATGGGAATCCTGACCGTGACATAGAACAA GCACTTATTTCTTTGAAAAAAGGCACCCAACTGATCAAGTATAGCCGGCAAGGAAAACCAAAATTTCGCCCATTCAGACTTTCTCCA GATGAAACTACATTAATCTGGATATCGCATGGAGATGAAAAGGTTCTGAAACTCTCTTCTGTCTCAAGGATCATCCCAGGCCAGAGAACT GCTGTGTTTAGAAGATATTTACGCCCAGAAAAAGATTACTTGTCATTTTCACTTATATATAATAACGGTGATAGATCTCTTGATCTG ATCTGCAAGGACAAAGTTGAGGCGGAGGTCTGGCTTGCAGGTTTGAAGTCGTTGATTCAAAGGAATAATAGGAGACGTGCAAGGAGCGAAATTTCTGAT CTAACTGATGGTGCAGACTTTTACCAAAACGGTCGTAATTTTGGTTCAAATTTTGATATATCTTCAAGTTTAGCTCATGGGAGAGTGTCTATCGATTTAGGTTTTCGTGATACTTATTTGTATTCAGCAAGCTCAGATGCAGCATCAGAACGTGCAAGTATGCAACTAAGAACAAGTAATGTAGATGGTTTCCGGATTAGTGTTTCAAGCACTCCTAGCTGTTCAAGTGGTGGTTCTGGTCCAGATGACATAGAATCATTAGGTGATGTTTATTTATGGGGCGAAGTTTGGACTGATGGAGTTTTGGCTGATGGATCAATCAGCTCAATTCCTGTAAAAAACGATGTGCTAACTCCTAAACCCTTAGAGTCTAATGTAGTTATTGATGTTCATCAAATTGCTTCGGGTGTGCGTCATGTTGCCCTTGTAACGAGACAAGGTGAAGTTTTTACTTGGGGAGAGGAATCTGGGGGGAGACTTGGTCATGGAACTGAACGAGACTTTAGTTGTCCTCGACTTGTTGAGTTTCTCGCCGTTACTAATGTTGAACTTGTTGCTTGTGGTGAGTATCATACTTGTGCTGTGTCTACAGCTGGTGACTTGTATACCTGGGGTGATGGTACACATAATCCTGGTCTTCTTGGTCAAGGTACTGAAGTTAGCCATTGGATACCAAAAAGGGTTGCTGGTCCTTTAGAAGGACTTCAGGTTTTATCAATTGCCTGTGGTACATGGCATTCAGCTTTGGCAACTTCAAATGGAAAATTATTCACATTTGGTGATGGAACATTTGGTGTTTTAGGCCACGGAGATCGAGAAAACATATCAACTCCAAGAGAAGTTCAGCTATTGAGTGGACTGAAGACTATGAAGGTTGCATGTGGTGTCTGGCATACTGCTGCTGTAGTAGAGGTCATGAATCAGACTGGAGCAAATGTTTCATCTCGAAAATTATTCACCTGGGGTGATGGTGACAAAAATCGTTTAGGTCACGGTAACAAGGACACCTATCTACTTCCCACCTGTATCTCTTCCCTTATCGATTACAACTTCCAACAGGTTGCATGTGGGTATACGTTGACTGTTGCCCTTACAACCTCAGGTCATGTATTTACTATGGGTGGGACTGCATACGGTCAGCTAGGAAACCCGGCCTCTGATGGAAAAGTGCCTTGCTTAGTACAAGATAATTTGGTAGGTGAGTTTGTTGAAGAAGTCTCTTGTGGTGCATACCATGTTGCCGTCCTGACATCAAGAAGTGAAGTATACACTTGGGGAAAAGGTGCTAATGGACGATTGGGGCATGGGGATATAGAAGATCGAAAAACCCCAACATTAGTTGAATCACTAAGAGATAGACATGTTAAAAATATTTCATGCGGCTCAAATTTTACTTCCAGTGTGTGTATCCATAAATGGGTTTCCGGGGCGGATCAGTCAGTCTGCTCTGGTTGCCGACAAGCATTTGGTTTTACTAGAAAGAGGCATAATTGTTATAATTGTGGACTGGTACATTGTCATGCTTGCAGTTCCAAAAAAGCATTGAAAGCAGCATTAGCTCCAACTCCAGGCAAACCACACCGTGTCTGTGATGCTTGTTATATGAAACTTAAATCTGTTGATGCTGGTAGTTATAATATAAACAGGAAAATTACCACCCCGCGCCGGTCCGTAGAATTCAAAATGGATAGGGAGGTCAGGGCATCAAGAACTTTATTGTCAACGACAACAGAACCTATAAAATACCTTGAAATCAGGTCAGGTAGGCCTGGAAACAGATCTGAGGCTCCTTCGATTGTTCGAGCTTCCCAAGTTCCATCGCTTTTGCAACTAAAAGATGTTGCATTTCCAAGTTCACTTAGTGCTCTTCAAAATGCATGGAAGCCATCATGTCAGTCTTTCATGAACTTAGCTCAATCTAATCTAAGCCCAAGACCTGCTTCACCATACTCGAGGAGACCAAGCCCTCCTCGCACTCCGACTCCTGGATTCTCTAGAAGTATTATTGATAGCCTGAAAAAGACCAATGACGTTTTGAAGCTAGATATGGGGAAAATTCAAAACCAA GTAAAAACTTTGAAGCAAAAGTGTGATGTTCAAGATAACGAGATCCAGAAATTACAGAAACAAGCAAAAGAAACTTCTTCTGTGGCTCGAGCAGAAGTTTCCAAAACTAGAGCGGCGAAGGAAATTTTGAAGTCTCTCGGAGATATG CTGAAGGAAACAGCAACTCAGTTGCCTCCTGATGTTCAAGAAAGTGAATCTTTTAAAGTTATGAATGGGCAGATTGAAACACTTCTACGCTCGTATGAAAAAACTGAAAGTTCTTACTTGGCAGAAATGTTACAATCTAACCGAAAACTGGTGTCTGATAGAACTCCCTTGATCAGAGATTCTTCAAGTTTAAACCCACAGGCTTCTGACTTATCCAATGGCGAGGGAGGTGTTCGTCGGGAAGGCCATAGACCATCGCTTTCTACAGAGTCTATATCTCAACATTGTGCAGAACAAGATTCCAGATCACAACATTCCTTGCCCTCAAAAAAGGAAGGCGGATGTATTGAACAATTTGAAGCTGGGGTGTATGTGACTTTTATCCAACGTTCTAATGGGGTAAAAATCTTCAAGCGAGTCAAATTCAG TAAAAGACGGTTTAAAGAACGGCAGGCAGAAGAATGGTGGGTAGAAAATAAAGATAGACTGCTGAAGAGATACAGTCCACCAATGCCATATGTGACTCTAGCACAATCATCCTCTATGGGTCCAGGTTCGCCCTCCACCCGAACTACTGAAGAAATAAATGAAGCAGGATCAGCTGAGACGTAG
- the LOC136232659 gene encoding PH, RCC1 and FYVE domains-containing protein 1-like isoform X2: MADPVSYGNPDRDIEQALISLKKGTQLIKYSRQGKPKFRPFRLSPDETTLIWISHGDEKVLKLSSVSRIIPGQRTAVFRRYLRPEKDYLSFSLIYNNGDRSLDLICKDKVEAEVWLAGLKSLIQRNNRRRARSEISDLTDGADFYQNGRNFGSNFDISSSLAHGRVSIDLGFRDTYLYSASSDAASERASMQLRTSNVDGFRISVSSTPSCSSGGSGPDDIESLGDVYLWGEVWTDGVLADGSISSIPVKNDVLTPKPLESNVVIDVHQIASGVRHVALVTRQGEVFTWGEESGGRLGHGTERDFSCPRLVEFLAVTNVELVACGEYHTCAVSTAGDLYTWGDGTHNPGLLGQGTEVSHWIPKRVAGPLEGLQVLSIACGTWHSALATSNGKLFTFGDGTFGVLGHGDRENISTPREVQLLSGLKTMKVACGVWHTAAVVEVMNQTGANVSSRKLFTWGDGDKNRLGHGNKDTYLLPTCISSLIDYNFQQVACGYTLTVALTTSGHVFTMGGTAYGQLGNPASDGKVPCLVQDNLVGEFVEEVSCGAYHVAVLTSRSEVYTWGKGANGRLGHGDIEDRKTPTLVESLRDRHVKNISCGSNFTSSVCIHKWVSGADQSVCSGCRQAFGFTRKRHNCYNCGLVHCHACSSKKALKAALAPTPGKPHRVCDACYMKLKSVDAGSYNINRKITTPRRSVEFKMDREVRASRTLLSTTTEPIKYLEIRSGRPGNRSEAPSIVRASQVPSLLQLKDVAFPSSLSALQNAWKPSCQSFMNLAQSNLSPRPASPYSRRPSPPRTPTPGFSRSIIDSLKKTNDVLKLDMGKIQNQVKTLKQKCDVQDNEIQKLQKQAKETSSVARAEVSKTRAAKEILKSLGDMLKETATQLPPDVQESESFKVMNGQIETLLRSYEKTESSYLAEMLQSNRKLVSDRTPLIRDSSSLNPQASDLSNGEGGVRREGHRPSLSTESISQHCAEQDSRSQHSLPSKKEGGCIEQFEAGVYVTFIQRSNGVKIFKRVKFRRFKERQAEEWWVENKDRLLKRYSPPMPYVTLAQSSSMGPGSPSTRTTEEINEAGSAET; this comes from the exons ATGGCAGATCCTGTTAGTTATGGGAATCCTGACCGTGACATAGAACAA GCACTTATTTCTTTGAAAAAAGGCACCCAACTGATCAAGTATAGCCGGCAAGGAAAACCAAAATTTCGCCCATTCAGACTTTCTCCA GATGAAACTACATTAATCTGGATATCGCATGGAGATGAAAAGGTTCTGAAACTCTCTTCTGTCTCAAGGATCATCCCAGGCCAGAGAACT GCTGTGTTTAGAAGATATTTACGCCCAGAAAAAGATTACTTGTCATTTTCACTTATATATAATAACGGTGATAGATCTCTTGATCTG ATCTGCAAGGACAAAGTTGAGGCGGAGGTCTGGCTTGCAGGTTTGAAGTCGTTGATTCAAAGGAATAATAGGAGACGTGCAAGGAGCGAAATTTCTGAT CTAACTGATGGTGCAGACTTTTACCAAAACGGTCGTAATTTTGGTTCAAATTTTGATATATCTTCAAGTTTAGCTCATGGGAGAGTGTCTATCGATTTAGGTTTTCGTGATACTTATTTGTATTCAGCAAGCTCAGATGCAGCATCAGAACGTGCAAGTATGCAACTAAGAACAAGTAATGTAGATGGTTTCCGGATTAGTGTTTCAAGCACTCCTAGCTGTTCAAGTGGTGGTTCTGGTCCAGATGACATAGAATCATTAGGTGATGTTTATTTATGGGGCGAAGTTTGGACTGATGGAGTTTTGGCTGATGGATCAATCAGCTCAATTCCTGTAAAAAACGATGTGCTAACTCCTAAACCCTTAGAGTCTAATGTAGTTATTGATGTTCATCAAATTGCTTCGGGTGTGCGTCATGTTGCCCTTGTAACGAGACAAGGTGAAGTTTTTACTTGGGGAGAGGAATCTGGGGGGAGACTTGGTCATGGAACTGAACGAGACTTTAGTTGTCCTCGACTTGTTGAGTTTCTCGCCGTTACTAATGTTGAACTTGTTGCTTGTGGTGAGTATCATACTTGTGCTGTGTCTACAGCTGGTGACTTGTATACCTGGGGTGATGGTACACATAATCCTGGTCTTCTTGGTCAAGGTACTGAAGTTAGCCATTGGATACCAAAAAGGGTTGCTGGTCCTTTAGAAGGACTTCAGGTTTTATCAATTGCCTGTGGTACATGGCATTCAGCTTTGGCAACTTCAAATGGAAAATTATTCACATTTGGTGATGGAACATTTGGTGTTTTAGGCCACGGAGATCGAGAAAACATATCAACTCCAAGAGAAGTTCAGCTATTGAGTGGACTGAAGACTATGAAGGTTGCATGTGGTGTCTGGCATACTGCTGCTGTAGTAGAGGTCATGAATCAGACTGGAGCAAATGTTTCATCTCGAAAATTATTCACCTGGGGTGATGGTGACAAAAATCGTTTAGGTCACGGTAACAAGGACACCTATCTACTTCCCACCTGTATCTCTTCCCTTATCGATTACAACTTCCAACAGGTTGCATGTGGGTATACGTTGACTGTTGCCCTTACAACCTCAGGTCATGTATTTACTATGGGTGGGACTGCATACGGTCAGCTAGGAAACCCGGCCTCTGATGGAAAAGTGCCTTGCTTAGTACAAGATAATTTGGTAGGTGAGTTTGTTGAAGAAGTCTCTTGTGGTGCATACCATGTTGCCGTCCTGACATCAAGAAGTGAAGTATACACTTGGGGAAAAGGTGCTAATGGACGATTGGGGCATGGGGATATAGAAGATCGAAAAACCCCAACATTAGTTGAATCACTAAGAGATAGACATGTTAAAAATATTTCATGCGGCTCAAATTTTACTTCCAGTGTGTGTATCCATAAATGGGTTTCCGGGGCGGATCAGTCAGTCTGCTCTGGTTGCCGACAAGCATTTGGTTTTACTAGAAAGAGGCATAATTGTTATAATTGTGGACTGGTACATTGTCATGCTTGCAGTTCCAAAAAAGCATTGAAAGCAGCATTAGCTCCAACTCCAGGCAAACCACACCGTGTCTGTGATGCTTGTTATATGAAACTTAAATCTGTTGATGCTGGTAGTTATAATATAAACAGGAAAATTACCACCCCGCGCCGGTCCGTAGAATTCAAAATGGATAGGGAGGTCAGGGCATCAAGAACTTTATTGTCAACGACAACAGAACCTATAAAATACCTTGAAATCAGGTCAGGTAGGCCTGGAAACAGATCTGAGGCTCCTTCGATTGTTCGAGCTTCCCAAGTTCCATCGCTTTTGCAACTAAAAGATGTTGCATTTCCAAGTTCACTTAGTGCTCTTCAAAATGCATGGAAGCCATCATGTCAGTCTTTCATGAACTTAGCTCAATCTAATCTAAGCCCAAGACCTGCTTCACCATACTCGAGGAGACCAAGCCCTCCTCGCACTCCGACTCCTGGATTCTCTAGAAGTATTATTGATAGCCTGAAAAAGACCAATGACGTTTTGAAGCTAGATATGGGGAAAATTCAAAACCAA GTAAAAACTTTGAAGCAAAAGTGTGATGTTCAAGATAACGAGATCCAGAAATTACAGAAACAAGCAAAAGAAACTTCTTCTGTGGCTCGAGCAGAAGTTTCCAAAACTAGAGCGGCGAAGGAAATTTTGAAGTCTCTCGGAGATATG CTGAAGGAAACAGCAACTCAGTTGCCTCCTGATGTTCAAGAAAGTGAATCTTTTAAAGTTATGAATGGGCAGATTGAAACACTTCTACGCTCGTATGAAAAAACTGAAAGTTCTTACTTGGCAGAAATGTTACAATCTAACCGAAAACTGGTGTCTGATAGAACTCCCTTGATCAGAGATTCTTCAAGTTTAAACCCACAGGCTTCTGACTTATCCAATGGCGAGGGAGGTGTTCGTCGGGAAGGCCATAGACCATCGCTTTCTACAGAGTCTATATCTCAACATTGTGCAGAACAAGATTCCAGATCACAACATTCCTTGCCCTCAAAAAAGGAAGGCGGATGTATTGAACAATTTGAAGCTGGGGTGTATGTGACTTTTATCCAACGTTCTAATGGGGTAAAAATCTTCAAGCGAGTCAAATTCAG ACGGTTTAAAGAACGGCAGGCAGAAGAATGGTGGGTAGAAAATAAAGATAGACTGCTGAAGAGATACAGTCCACCAATGCCATATGTGACTCTAGCACAATCATCCTCTATGGGTCCAGGTTCGCCCTCCACCCGAACTACTGAAGAAATAAATGAAGCAGGATCAGCTGAGACGTAG
- the LOC136232659 gene encoding PH, RCC1 and FYVE domains-containing protein 1-like isoform X3 — MADPVSYGNPDRDIEQDETTLIWISHGDEKVLKLSSVSRIIPGQRTAVFRRYLRPEKDYLSFSLIYNNGDRSLDLICKDKVEAEVWLAGLKSLIQRNNRRRARSEISDLTDGADFYQNGRNFGSNFDISSSLAHGRVSIDLGFRDTYLYSASSDAASERASMQLRTSNVDGFRISVSSTPSCSSGGSGPDDIESLGDVYLWGEVWTDGVLADGSISSIPVKNDVLTPKPLESNVVIDVHQIASGVRHVALVTRQGEVFTWGEESGGRLGHGTERDFSCPRLVEFLAVTNVELVACGEYHTCAVSTAGDLYTWGDGTHNPGLLGQGTEVSHWIPKRVAGPLEGLQVLSIACGTWHSALATSNGKLFTFGDGTFGVLGHGDRENISTPREVQLLSGLKTMKVACGVWHTAAVVEVMNQTGANVSSRKLFTWGDGDKNRLGHGNKDTYLLPTCISSLIDYNFQQVACGYTLTVALTTSGHVFTMGGTAYGQLGNPASDGKVPCLVQDNLVGEFVEEVSCGAYHVAVLTSRSEVYTWGKGANGRLGHGDIEDRKTPTLVESLRDRHVKNISCGSNFTSSVCIHKWVSGADQSVCSGCRQAFGFTRKRHNCYNCGLVHCHACSSKKALKAALAPTPGKPHRVCDACYMKLKSVDAGSYNINRKITTPRRSVEFKMDREVRASRTLLSTTTEPIKYLEIRSGRPGNRSEAPSIVRASQVPSLLQLKDVAFPSSLSALQNAWKPSCQSFMNLAQSNLSPRPASPYSRRPSPPRTPTPGFSRSIIDSLKKTNDVLKLDMGKIQNQVKTLKQKCDVQDNEIQKLQKQAKETSSVARAEVSKTRAAKEILKSLGDMLKETATQLPPDVQESESFKVMNGQIETLLRSYEKTESSYLAEMLQSNRKLVSDRTPLIRDSSSLNPQASDLSNGEGGVRREGHRPSLSTESISQHCAEQDSRSQHSLPSKKEGGCIEQFEAGVYVTFIQRSNGVKIFKRVKFSKRRFKERQAEEWWVENKDRLLKRYSPPMPYVTLAQSSSMGPGSPSTRTTEEINEAGSAET, encoded by the exons ATGGCAGATCCTGTTAGTTATGGGAATCCTGACCGTGACATAGAACAA GATGAAACTACATTAATCTGGATATCGCATGGAGATGAAAAGGTTCTGAAACTCTCTTCTGTCTCAAGGATCATCCCAGGCCAGAGAACT GCTGTGTTTAGAAGATATTTACGCCCAGAAAAAGATTACTTGTCATTTTCACTTATATATAATAACGGTGATAGATCTCTTGATCTG ATCTGCAAGGACAAAGTTGAGGCGGAGGTCTGGCTTGCAGGTTTGAAGTCGTTGATTCAAAGGAATAATAGGAGACGTGCAAGGAGCGAAATTTCTGAT CTAACTGATGGTGCAGACTTTTACCAAAACGGTCGTAATTTTGGTTCAAATTTTGATATATCTTCAAGTTTAGCTCATGGGAGAGTGTCTATCGATTTAGGTTTTCGTGATACTTATTTGTATTCAGCAAGCTCAGATGCAGCATCAGAACGTGCAAGTATGCAACTAAGAACAAGTAATGTAGATGGTTTCCGGATTAGTGTTTCAAGCACTCCTAGCTGTTCAAGTGGTGGTTCTGGTCCAGATGACATAGAATCATTAGGTGATGTTTATTTATGGGGCGAAGTTTGGACTGATGGAGTTTTGGCTGATGGATCAATCAGCTCAATTCCTGTAAAAAACGATGTGCTAACTCCTAAACCCTTAGAGTCTAATGTAGTTATTGATGTTCATCAAATTGCTTCGGGTGTGCGTCATGTTGCCCTTGTAACGAGACAAGGTGAAGTTTTTACTTGGGGAGAGGAATCTGGGGGGAGACTTGGTCATGGAACTGAACGAGACTTTAGTTGTCCTCGACTTGTTGAGTTTCTCGCCGTTACTAATGTTGAACTTGTTGCTTGTGGTGAGTATCATACTTGTGCTGTGTCTACAGCTGGTGACTTGTATACCTGGGGTGATGGTACACATAATCCTGGTCTTCTTGGTCAAGGTACTGAAGTTAGCCATTGGATACCAAAAAGGGTTGCTGGTCCTTTAGAAGGACTTCAGGTTTTATCAATTGCCTGTGGTACATGGCATTCAGCTTTGGCAACTTCAAATGGAAAATTATTCACATTTGGTGATGGAACATTTGGTGTTTTAGGCCACGGAGATCGAGAAAACATATCAACTCCAAGAGAAGTTCAGCTATTGAGTGGACTGAAGACTATGAAGGTTGCATGTGGTGTCTGGCATACTGCTGCTGTAGTAGAGGTCATGAATCAGACTGGAGCAAATGTTTCATCTCGAAAATTATTCACCTGGGGTGATGGTGACAAAAATCGTTTAGGTCACGGTAACAAGGACACCTATCTACTTCCCACCTGTATCTCTTCCCTTATCGATTACAACTTCCAACAGGTTGCATGTGGGTATACGTTGACTGTTGCCCTTACAACCTCAGGTCATGTATTTACTATGGGTGGGACTGCATACGGTCAGCTAGGAAACCCGGCCTCTGATGGAAAAGTGCCTTGCTTAGTACAAGATAATTTGGTAGGTGAGTTTGTTGAAGAAGTCTCTTGTGGTGCATACCATGTTGCCGTCCTGACATCAAGAAGTGAAGTATACACTTGGGGAAAAGGTGCTAATGGACGATTGGGGCATGGGGATATAGAAGATCGAAAAACCCCAACATTAGTTGAATCACTAAGAGATAGACATGTTAAAAATATTTCATGCGGCTCAAATTTTACTTCCAGTGTGTGTATCCATAAATGGGTTTCCGGGGCGGATCAGTCAGTCTGCTCTGGTTGCCGACAAGCATTTGGTTTTACTAGAAAGAGGCATAATTGTTATAATTGTGGACTGGTACATTGTCATGCTTGCAGTTCCAAAAAAGCATTGAAAGCAGCATTAGCTCCAACTCCAGGCAAACCACACCGTGTCTGTGATGCTTGTTATATGAAACTTAAATCTGTTGATGCTGGTAGTTATAATATAAACAGGAAAATTACCACCCCGCGCCGGTCCGTAGAATTCAAAATGGATAGGGAGGTCAGGGCATCAAGAACTTTATTGTCAACGACAACAGAACCTATAAAATACCTTGAAATCAGGTCAGGTAGGCCTGGAAACAGATCTGAGGCTCCTTCGATTGTTCGAGCTTCCCAAGTTCCATCGCTTTTGCAACTAAAAGATGTTGCATTTCCAAGTTCACTTAGTGCTCTTCAAAATGCATGGAAGCCATCATGTCAGTCTTTCATGAACTTAGCTCAATCTAATCTAAGCCCAAGACCTGCTTCACCATACTCGAGGAGACCAAGCCCTCCTCGCACTCCGACTCCTGGATTCTCTAGAAGTATTATTGATAGCCTGAAAAAGACCAATGACGTTTTGAAGCTAGATATGGGGAAAATTCAAAACCAA GTAAAAACTTTGAAGCAAAAGTGTGATGTTCAAGATAACGAGATCCAGAAATTACAGAAACAAGCAAAAGAAACTTCTTCTGTGGCTCGAGCAGAAGTTTCCAAAACTAGAGCGGCGAAGGAAATTTTGAAGTCTCTCGGAGATATG CTGAAGGAAACAGCAACTCAGTTGCCTCCTGATGTTCAAGAAAGTGAATCTTTTAAAGTTATGAATGGGCAGATTGAAACACTTCTACGCTCGTATGAAAAAACTGAAAGTTCTTACTTGGCAGAAATGTTACAATCTAACCGAAAACTGGTGTCTGATAGAACTCCCTTGATCAGAGATTCTTCAAGTTTAAACCCACAGGCTTCTGACTTATCCAATGGCGAGGGAGGTGTTCGTCGGGAAGGCCATAGACCATCGCTTTCTACAGAGTCTATATCTCAACATTGTGCAGAACAAGATTCCAGATCACAACATTCCTTGCCCTCAAAAAAGGAAGGCGGATGTATTGAACAATTTGAAGCTGGGGTGTATGTGACTTTTATCCAACGTTCTAATGGGGTAAAAATCTTCAAGCGAGTCAAATTCAG TAAAAGACGGTTTAAAGAACGGCAGGCAGAAGAATGGTGGGTAGAAAATAAAGATAGACTGCTGAAGAGATACAGTCCACCAATGCCATATGTGACTCTAGCACAATCATCCTCTATGGGTCCAGGTTCGCCCTCCACCCGAACTACTGAAGAAATAAATGAAGCAGGATCAGCTGAGACGTAG